Below is a genomic region from Doryrhamphus excisus isolate RoL2022-K1 chromosome 16, RoL_Dexc_1.0, whole genome shotgun sequence.
CCCTGCATTTGAAATGTACTTTATTATTTGTGTAGTACATACTGGTATGCAATACCTGGTactgtgcagtttttttttgtggcgttaTGTAATAAGGAATAGAAATATGCATTGCAATGCCTTTTACTCGTGTGTTTTATGTTGAATACATGGAACTAACAACTGGAAAGAGAACATCCATCAGGTACTCGAATCTACTCAATGTAACAGCAGCAGACCTCAGTCTAAGTGTAAGTAAAGTGCTTTAATGGCTCATTTATGTGATTAGTTCATGTATTTATTCCATATTGTACTTCTAGCTTTCTCTCACACAATAAGCCAAATGAGCAGATTAGATTgtctttatgtatttttttttatttctataagAAAGTtaagatgttttttgttgtttttatgtttatgtacacTTTTTATTTGTGGCCTACCTTGAATATTTTGATGATATCCTGTGCAATCACCTCATCACTTTTCCCTTTATGACAATCATTTGTTTACTCCCGAGCTCATCAGTGTcgctctctttttttatttatcaaaaacatattgttttttttaacaagtattacatacatattttggtgtttgtatttgtactgtGCTCAGTACACGTCAGTCAACTTGAGTGGTGTTCACTCGCATCCATTCGGACTAAATTGaacctttgtgttttttttaatgttttctgaAACAACTTTGCTTGTTGCATACTAAGTGTACTTAAAACAATTTTGGGCGGGTATCCCTAATTTTAAgagtaaaagaaaaaaggaaatatttccTAGGAAACAAGACTGTATTGCATTGTCCTGAGGACTTTATATGCAGCAGCTTCAAGCTTGTATAACGATTGATAGAAAATGTATCCATGAATGAGAATGGGAATCCAAATAAGTGAAATGAGTTTGTAATGTGGAATATGTTCATTGTAATTTGGGTTGAACCCCATTTCAACAGTTTGTAAAGTTGTATGTGGAAATTTAACTTTTACATGTAATTTCATTAAGATgagtgcatgtttgtttttaagcaaTTTTATAATGTTCTTGCAGTCTGCCCTattaatcaacatttttatagtgCATTGCCGTGCATGAAGAAGTGGCTAATTGCATTTTATTAAATGCTGTATGGAAAAACGTTGGATTAAATGTTGTGACTTTAACATATTACAATGAACACCTCCACTTTTGAACatatttgagattttttttttcatctttgcgGTTTGACTATTCCAGGGTTAACCGTTTCTACAGTGTatgttctgattttttttttttgctcacgtGTTAGTTCAAAATGAGTCATTTTTTGACCAAGATTAATTGCAACTTTACATGTCTACCTCACAGACGAAAAATGTATTAACTGAACTCCTGTATTAACATTCCGGTCTCTGAGGCTGGCTTCGTCAAAGCCACAcatatgaaagaaaataaaacattattcatCAAATGTGTCTATCACATTTATAGTTCATTTTGACTTTACACTATAAATGCAGTAACCAATGGACCAACTCTGGTTGTGCCTCCCATAACGTAACATCTGTTTTAATTGAAATTCATTTTTAGTGTTCATCATTAACGAAGAATAACAAATTGAAGGATTAAAAAGTTACATAATaggcaataataaatattatatttatctgGATATGGTATGGTACATTGAAATTTGAGATTAATCCATCCTCATTAGTGtagtgggggtatgctggagcctatcccagttgactttgggtggggctcgccagccaatcacaggtcacatatatcattcacactcacattcatccctaATTTGGAGTCATTTAACCTAACATGGAGAATAGGTGGACGTTTGGGGTTTATACATGCTGTATAAATTTATATAACAATAAgtgtatacatttatacatttggTGGGGTTAATACACACCAAAAGTTGATTACCAACCGCCAGTAAAAAACAATAAGAAGCAGAAGCAGCAACACCGCCGAAAGGGGGCGGTAATGCACCAAACTGATGGATGTCAACCGCCATAACACCGAATAAGATTCGCGCTGTTGACGTCATCAAAACGCGCTGAGAAAACTATGCTCGAACGACTCGAGAGATAAGCTACGAATGGTAATTTGTATCCAAATAAATAGTCGACAATGCCTATGAAAGGAAGGTTTCCGATCAGGAGGACTCTGGAGTACCTCGGGAAGGGCGACATCATCTTTAAAAACCGAGTGAAGATCATGACGGTCAACTACAACACAAGAGGAGAGCTCAGCGACGGGGCAAGGTCGGTGTTAACATAAAGTAGAACTCCAGCGTCGTCAGCTTGCTCGTCTCTTTAAATTgcctcttttatttttttttgtttcgcaGGAAATTTGTTTTCTTCAATATTCCTCAAATTCAGTACAAAAACCCGTGGGTCCAAGTAATGATGTTCAAAAACATGACGCCATCGCCGTTCTTGAAATTTTACCTGGGTTTgttgccttggttttttttttttttataacccgGAAGCTACTTTGATCTGACATTACTTATCTTCTCTAGATGATGGTGAACAAGTGCTGGTGGATGTTGAAGGAAAGGACTACAAAGACATTGCACGACACATAAAGAAGATTTTGGGCAAGTCAGAGTAAGTATAATGAAGGATGTATTCTGTGCTTCATTACCGATCAAATCATTAGGTACAGCATGCAATTCCATCATGTCCAATACAATAGCAGTAACACATTTATTCTTAACACTTCCTTGCCCAGGACCACGTTAAAGGCCGAGGCACAAGCCAAGATGCAGGCCTCCAACCCTGCTAACTTTGGGCCAAAGAAGTATTGTCTGAGGGAGTGTATCTGTGAGGTGGAGGGCCAGGTGCCTTGTCCTGGAACCACACCTCTGCCTAAAGACATGACTGGCAAGTATCGTTCCCAGATGAGTGCGGAACAAGAGAGCTGAGACAGAGAGACTGGTTCTCCGCTGTAGGAACCGGTGATGTTATCTGATCTCCCAAGTAAGAGCAATCTGACATCATGCTTTGAGTTTGTATGCGATGTTGAATCCAGAAATGTGGATTCGCATGTCGTGACTTCATCCGGTAATGTGCACAtcataaaaacaacatacaggtggtcctcgggttgTAAACTGTACCATTATTAAGACTCACATTGCATACAGAACATTACAGGAACAAAACACCAAATACAAGaattaaactaataaaaaattAGCATCTTGATAATAAAACCGCTTGGTTATTACTGTTGTTATCAGATGATCACTGACCTGGCAGGTATGTCTACTGCAGTGTTAATATTTGACCGATGTCCAACAGTCTGGGATCAAAACAGTGACACATAATTCCATGaactgaggaccacctgtagttatattgaaaaacaataccgtattttccggactataagttgcacttttttcataggttggctgttcctgcgacttatacattaaaaaaattgttacataaacactgaatacaccttttctgtttctgtttatttttttttataagcattgtgttagcatatcttacacctattcagcctgttctctattcttttattgttagaacttgccttccaagaggacataatgtctgttttggtcaagtagtttgtaaaataaattacccgcaaaaaatgcgacatgtagtccagaaaatacggtatataatttttatattgaggcaaaaaaacaacaacaattttgtttagttttgctCTGATGTTAATAAATTTGTCCAAATCTTATCAGTCTGGCATTTTAGCATAAAACATAATAGTGTGAGTGATAATACTTGGCATTCATTCAGTGTTCATGCATCGCAGTAAAAGCAGTACGTTTGTGCAATGTGCGGCCATACCGAGCTGGAGGGAAGTAAACACTGGACAGATGCTAGTCACACAGAtcacttgacaaaaaaaaaaaaaaaaaaacctcggtTGTGACCTCGGCTTTGGCTCTGCACTTTAGAAAGCGGACATACACACAAAAGTGACAAAatatcccccccaaaaaatctagTGCGGTTAATCACAGAGACGTTgtttaaaatgtgtcaaaactgGTCATAAAACGGACACCAACAACTTGAAATGCAATTGGATATCAGTTGGATGACATCACCATCAAAGTACTTGTATATAAAGAGTAGTAGTCACATTTTGTGTAGTGTCTTGAGGAGACGGGGGAGTGTGTGAGTTAATGTCATGATTCCGATCATCCCTTTtagactagaccaggggtcagcaacccgcggctccagagccaaatgtggctctccagtctctttgttgcggctccctttgcaatgcttgaatattttttagcacttgtgtggtgaaaatgcacgtctttgttatgagtttacaaaaatccaactttgtgtgagaccatgaatgcatcctgactgagttctgactggtgactgaatgagcagacaggatgctatccagttctctctgacaggttaacatgaagggaaatgagtaatactttgagttatttgagttattaattattaattattattaatgagttatttgacgattctaaaaaataaattagagctcatttaaaaacaaaagtttatctccagtactagtaAGAGTAGTCCAactcgactttttttttatctgaactactttgacacccccaaattccctccaatgttgttttaaacatacaacgttttgcggctccaggctatttttctttagtgggcaagtgggtgaaatggctcttttcatagtaaaggttgccgacccctggactagacccTGAACTGGTTGCTAGTAATTCACAAGGCAACACACGATTCCTTTGCTTCAAACAGTCTTTTCCAAATATGATCACAATTGTGCAATATTGTGGCATTAAAAGTGGTTTGAAAACCCCGCAGAATGTGGACAGTGGTGAACCCATCTGTAGTGCTCCAAACAGGGGCCTTTGCAAGGGGATTTGGGGTAAGGGGGGTAAGGGGGGGAGCATGTCACTGCTTGTTTCTCTTCTGTTCCTGCAGAGTGTGCTGTAGCTCTCTTAGGTTTTCCGACAACAGCTCCACTTCATCAAGCCGACCGCTGAGTTTGGCGTCAAAAATGTAAGCCCTGATGTTGTCGATCTgctgcagcagcagctcttcttCTATCATGTCCACGTCGGGTGgcacctcatcatcatcatcatcatcatcatcacagtcaAAGGGGTTGGTTGAGGTGGTCTTTGAATCCTCGGAGGCCTCAATGAAGGGGTTACCGCACTCTGTATCGTCTTCCTCAAAGGGGTTACCGGGAACGTGATCGGCCTGTGTGTCGTCGTCAtcgtcctcatcatcatcagcctCGGCTTCATCAAAAGGGTTGTATTCTTTCTTTTCAATGGCCACTTCTTTGTgttccctctttacgtcctcaCTGAAGGGATTGGACGGATCCTCCTCAATTGGAGTTGAGTCCTCTTCATCAAACGGGTTACGGGAGGTGCTGTTCTGGCTGTCTCCACTGGGGGGCGTTACCTGGCCGCCTAAGCTTCTCAGTCTCTGAGATTCCTCCTGGTTTGAAGCAGGGAATGCATTGATGGTGTTCTCATCTTTGGGTGTTAAATCATCTTCTCTTGAGCCTGCTTGCAAGCTATCACTGGGACTGATATTCAAAGTTCTCTCCCAGGTGAAGGCTGCCTGAATGGGGACCACAATGGGACCCCTGTGATCCCTGTCTTCCTTCCCCCAAGCCCCCAGACGGCTCAGCTCATCCTGCTGCAAGGTCTCCTCTTCGGCCAGCTTCTGAGAGAGCGCGATGGCGAGGCTGGTCTGCTGCTGGTCATATTCATCCTGCAGCTGACGCAGGTTCTCTTCCAGCATGGCCACCTCGTCTGTTCTCTGGGCTTGACGTGCCTGCCGAAGGAACGACTGGATGTTGTCGATCTGCTGCAGGAGGGGGTCCTCGAGCTCGCTGCGTGCATTGCCAGACTCAGAAGAGGGTAACCAGCCTCCGGCTTTGGTCATGAGAGGTGCTCTGGTCACTTGAAGTTCTCCGTTGGTGCTGGACAGATGGTTCTTTTCAGACTCCTGCCTCCTCTTCAGGGCCTCCTGAACTGTCTGTGAGCCAAAAGAAAATAGAAACACAAGTAGCATCGCCAGTAAAATGTCCGACAAAAAGTGTGTGATTTCCATCTCACCAGTCTCTCCAGCTGGAGTTTCTTCTCTTGCTCCTGTTTTCGCTTTTCTTTCAGCTCTTCGTATTTCTCTTTAGTCGGTAAGGACATGAGCCCCAAAAGCTTCTCCTATGAGGAAGATCAAATGAAtggtattatttgtattaataacacaatgattgataatgttatttttctgagcGCTTGGCTTCACCTGGACAAATAGTGTGGCTGTGTAGCGGACCATCCTCTGCAACTGGAGCACCTTCGGATGTGGCTGTGGTTCGTCTTTAATTCCCAGAGTTAGAATCT
It encodes:
- the mrps25 gene encoding 28S ribosomal protein S25, mitochondrial, which produces MPMKGRFPIRRTLEYLGKGDIIFKNRVKIMTVNYNTRGELSDGARKFVFFNIPQIQYKNPWVQVMMFKNMTPSPFLKFYLDDGEQVLVDVEGKDYKDIARHIKKILGKSETTLKAEAQAKMQASNPANFGPKKYCLRECICEVEGQVPCPGTTPLPKDMTGKYRSQMSAEQES
- the LOC131104931 gene encoding rabenosyn-5, whose amino-acid sequence is MASSYPFEATGEVKEGFLCPLCLKDLQSFYQLQGHYEEEHSGDDGHVRGQLKSLVQKAIKAKDKLLKRDGDDRQDASSYESFYYGGVDPYMWEPQELGATRSHLDLFRKQRAARIDHYVIEVNKLIIRLEKLTSFDRTNTDTAKIRAIEKSVVSWVNDSDVPFCPDCGNKFNIRNRRHHCRLCGSIMCRKCMEFVPLPLAQRLISGTHEALSVPGGRSHSQSPPTGTSSGMGSRRGSISSLSSVTSMLEEKDDERIRCCHHCMDMLLKRQQKLEEKEFVPDIVKLYERLRMCMEKVDEKAPEYIKIAESLNAGETTYSLDTAGGLRLEVQKYYELIDALSKKILTLGIKDEPQPHPKVLQLQRMVRYTATLFVQEKLLGLMSLPTKEKYEELKEKRKQEQEKKLQLERLTVQEALKRRQESEKNHLSSTNGELQVTRAPLMTKAGGWLPSSESGNARSELEDPLLQQIDNIQSFLRQARQAQRTDEVAMLEENLRQLQDEYDQQQTSLAIALSQKLAEEETLQQDELSRLGAWGKEDRDHRGPIVVPIQAAFTWERTLNISPSDSLQAGSREDDLTPKDENTINAFPASNQEESQRLRSLGGQVTPPSGDSQNSTSRNPFDEEDSTPIEEDPSNPFSEDVKREHKEVAIEKKEYNPFDEAEADDDEDDDDDTQADHVPGNPFEEDDTECGNPFIEASEDSKTTSTNPFDCDDDDDDDDEVPPDVDMIEEELLLQQIDNIRAYIFDAKLSGRLDEVELLSENLRELQHTLQEQKRNKQ